The Podospora pseudocomata strain CBS 415.72m chromosome 1 map unlocalized CBS415.72m_1, whole genome shotgun sequence genome has a segment encoding these proteins:
- the ENO1 gene encoding phosphopyruvate hydratase (EggNog:ENOG503NXC1; COG:G) → MGITKVHARYVYDSRGNPTVEVDVVTEETGLARAIVPSGASTGQHEACELRDGDKTHWAGKGVLQAVKNVNEVIGPALIKEKIDVKDQSKVDEFLLKLDGTPNKTKLGANAILGVSLAVAKAGAAEKGVPLYAHVSDLAGTKKPYVLPVPFMNVLNGGSHAGGRLAFQEFMIVPSAAPSFSEAMRQGAEVYQKLKGLAKKKYGQSAGNVGDEGGVAPDIQSAEEALELITEAIEAAGYTGQIKIAMDVASSEFYKEDAKKYDLDFKNPESDPSKWLTYEELAALYSDLCKKYPIVSIEDPFAEDDWEAWSYFYKTQGESIQIVADDLTVTNPLRIKKAIELKASNALLLKVNQIGTLTESIQAAKDSYADGWGVMVSHRSGETEDVTIADIAVGIRSGEIKTGAPCRSERLAKLNQILRIEEELGENAVYAGENFRKSINL, encoded by the exons ATGGGTATCACCAAGGTTCACGCTCGTTACGTCTACGACTCTCGTGGCAACCCCACCGTCGAGGTCGATGTCGTGACCGAGGAGACTGGCCTCGCCCGCGCCATCGTGCCATCTGGTGCCTCCACCG GTCAGCACGAGGCTTGCGAGCTCCGTGACGGCGACAAGACCCACTGGGCTGGCAAGGGTGTTCTTCAGGCCGTCAAGAACGTCAACGAGGTCATTGGCCCCGCgctcatcaaggagaagattgACGTCAAGGACCAGAGCAAGGTCGACGAGttcctcctcaagctcgacGGTACccccaacaagaccaagctcGGTGCCAACGCCATTCTCGGTGTCAGTTTGGCTGTCGCCAAGGCCGGTGCTGCCGAGAAGGGTGTCCCTCTCTACGCTCACGTCTCCGACCTTGCCGGCACCAAGAAGCCCTATGTCCTCCCCGTTCCCTTCATGAACGTCCTCAACGGCGG TTCCCACGCCGGTGGCCGTCTTGCCTTCCAAGAGTTCATGATCGTTCCTTCCGCCGCCCCCTCTTTCTCCGAGGCCATGCGCCAGGGTGCTGAGGTGTAccagaagctcaagggcctcgccaagaagaagtACGGCCAGTCCGCTGGCAACGTCGGtgacgagggtggtgttgctccCGATATCCAGAGCGCCGAGGAGGCCCTCGAGCTCATCACCGAGGCCATTGAGGCCGCTGGCTACACTGGCCAGATCAAGATCGCCATGGATGTCGCCTCCAGCGAGTTCTACAAGGAGGACGCCAAGAAGTACGATCTCGACTTCAAGAACCCCGAGAGCGACCCCTCCAAGTGGCTCACCTACGAGGAGTTGGCTGCCCTCTACTCTGACCTCTGCAAGAAGTACCCCATCGTCTCCATCGAGGACCCCTTCGCTGAGGATGACTGGGAGGCCTGGAGCTACTTCTACAAGACCCAGGGCGAGTCCATCCAGATCGTTGCTGACGACTTGACCGTCACCAACCCTCTCCGCATCAAGAAGGCCATTGAGCTCAAGGCTTCCAACGCACTTCTCCTCAAGGTCAACCAGATCGGTACCCTTACCGAGTCCATCCAGGCCGCCAAGGACTCCTATGCCGATGGCTGGGGCGTCATGGTTTCTCACCGCTCTGGTGAGACCGAGGATGTCACCATCGCCGACATTGCCGTCGGTATCCGCTCCGGCGAGATCAAGACCGGCGCTCCCTGCAGATCGGAGCGCCTGGCCAAGCTTAACCAGATTCTCcgcatcgaggaggagcttggcgaGAACGCCGTGTATGCCGGCGAGAACTTCCGCAAGTCCATCAACTTGTAA